A single Gemmatimonadota bacterium DNA region contains:
- a CDS encoding TrmJ/YjtD family RNA methyltransferase: protein MPETILSRVVVVLYEPQDPVNIGGTVRAMKNMGASDLRLVRPCEYTDVRLAGIAHGTADIIERIRHFDTLDEALADCVKVAAFTARRRAAKRVLTDAREAAPIIQAAAQEGKVALLFGREDSGLPNEAMDRGHLVVTISTTEHSSINLAQAVLLALYELHLVVADATRYIAPPKRDAPAALAAEYELMFSDAEKALEQVQFFKTRHHERIMRSIRSLAFRASPDKREIALLRAMSIEVLRTIDRIKRGLAS, encoded by the coding sequence GTGCCGGAAACCATCCTCTCACGCGTAGTCGTGGTACTGTACGAGCCGCAGGATCCCGTCAACATTGGCGGGACCGTGCGAGCCATGAAGAACATGGGTGCCAGCGACCTGCGACTAGTCCGGCCGTGCGAGTACACGGATGTGCGGCTGGCTGGAATCGCGCACGGGACCGCCGACATCATCGAGCGGATCAGGCATTTCGATACGCTCGACGAAGCGCTTGCCGATTGCGTGAAGGTGGCGGCATTCACGGCCCGCCGGCGCGCGGCCAAACGGGTGCTTACCGACGCGCGTGAGGCGGCTCCCATAATCCAGGCCGCAGCGCAGGAAGGGAAGGTGGCGCTGCTGTTCGGGCGAGAAGACAGCGGACTTCCCAACGAAGCGATGGATCGCGGCCATCTCGTCGTGACGATCTCGACGACCGAGCACAGCTCCATCAACCTGGCGCAGGCGGTTCTGCTCGCGCTGTACGAGCTGCATCTGGTAGTGGCCGACGCCACCCGGTACATCGCTCCGCCCAAGCGCGACGCGCCCGCGGCTCTCGCGGCCGAGTATGAGCTGATGTTCAGCGATGCGGAGAAGGCGCTGGAGCAGGTCCAGTTCTTCAAGACGCGCCACCATGAGCGAATCATGCGATCTATAAGGTCGCTGGCATTCCGTGCGTCACCGGACAAGCGCGAGATCGCTCTGCTTCGCGCCATGTCGATCGAGGTTTTGCGCACGATAGATCGCATCAAGCGCGGCCTTGCATCATAA
- a CDS encoding cytochrome c3 family protein, producing MALRRKWLTVSGFIAIAAAATMLSAFSGASTSQGFSPEQPIHFPHPLHVQTLKMNCLYCHFSANKSPDPGLPAVATCMGCHALVGTNKPEIKKLAAYWNKKQPVPWVRMHKVPEYVHFPHMSHVNAGVSCQTCHGPIQNMTQVYQYSSLNMGWCVSCHIGQSNPPFKARYDCAACHY from the coding sequence ATGGCGTTGCGAAGGAAGTGGCTCACGGTATCGGGATTCATCGCGATCGCCGCAGCGGCCACTATGCTCTCGGCATTCAGCGGCGCTTCGACGTCGCAGGGCTTCAGCCCTGAACAGCCGATTCATTTCCCACATCCCCTGCACGTACAGACGCTGAAGATGAACTGCCTGTACTGCCACTTCTCCGCGAACAAATCGCCAGATCCGGGACTGCCGGCAGTCGCCACGTGCATGGGCTGTCACGCACTCGTTGGTACGAACAAGCCGGAAATCAAGAAGCTCGCGGCTTACTGGAACAAGAAGCAGCCAGTGCCATGGGTTCGGATGCACAAGGTTCCGGAATACGTCCATTTCCCGCACATGAGCCACGTGAACGCCGGCGTTTCATGCCAGACCTGTCACGGGCCGATTCAGAACATGACGCAGGTTTACCAGTATTCCTCACTGAACATGGGTTGGTGTGTCAGCTGCCACATCGGACAGTCGAACCCGCCTTTCAAGGCGCGCTACGACTGCGCCGCCTGCCACTACTGA
- a CDS encoding superoxide dismutase, whose amino-acid sequence MAFTLPALPYDFAALEPSIDARTMEIHHDKHHAGYVNNLNAALEKAPELQSRSLDDLLQHLDSIPESIRTAVRNNAGGHWNHSMFWEIMSPKGGGEPTGKLADAIKKSFGDFGTFQTQFADAAAKRFGSGWAWLVKDGSKLTITSTPNQDTPVMEKKHPILGVDVWEHAYYLKYQNKRGDYVSAWWNVVNWPEVGRRFEA is encoded by the coding sequence ATGGCTTTTACGCTCCCCGCCCTTCCGTACGACTTTGCTGCACTGGAGCCGTCGATCGATGCACGCACAATGGAGATCCATCATGATAAGCATCATGCTGGATATGTGAACAATCTCAACGCCGCGCTCGAGAAGGCTCCCGAGCTGCAATCCAGGTCGCTCGACGATCTGCTGCAGCATCTCGATTCGATTCCCGAATCGATTCGCACGGCGGTGCGCAACAACGCCGGCGGCCACTGGAACCACTCCATGTTCTGGGAGATCATGTCACCCAAGGGCGGCGGCGAGCCGACGGGCAAGCTCGCGGACGCGATCAAGAAGTCGTTTGGCGATTTCGGGACGTTCCAGACGCAGTTCGCAGACGCTGCCGCCAAGCGCTTCGGCTCAGGCTGGGCCTGGCTCGTAAAGGATGGCAGCAAGCTGACCATCACGAGCACGCCGAATCAGGACACGCCGGTCATGGAAAAGAAGCATCCAATACTCGGCGTCGACGTATGGGAACATGCGTACTACCTCAAGTACCAGAACAAGCGCGGCGATTACGTCAGCGCGTGGTGGAACGTGGTGAACTGGCCCGAGGTGGGACGGAGATTCGAGGCGTAA
- a CDS encoding lmo0937 family membrane protein: MLWTIALILFVLWLLGFLVFPIAGGLIHILLVLAIIVVLYRLITGRRPVL, from the coding sequence ATGCTCTGGACCATTGCTCTGATCCTGTTTGTGCTATGGCTGCTTGGCTTTCTGGTATTTCCGATTGCCGGCGGGCTTATCCACATTCTGCTCGTCCTGGCGATAATTGTCGTTCTTTATCGCCTTATTACCGGACGCCGTCCTGTGCTTTAG
- a CDS encoding DUF3341 domain-containing protein, with protein sequence MRGVIGLFRELDTTCDAIAILKKKKFGEFTVYSPTPRHEIEHAIDRGPSAVRVFTLIGGLCGVTFGYWIAIWISDYWPIVVGGKAIATWIPYTVFGFEVMVLIGALATVAGLFATARFPRITHTVGYDSRFSYGDFGVWIEPSPDKMQEAEQLLRDAGAVEVRVER encoded by the coding sequence ATGCGCGGCGTAATCGGGCTGTTTCGCGAGCTGGACACCACCTGCGACGCGATAGCGATTCTCAAGAAGAAGAAGTTTGGAGAATTCACGGTGTATTCTCCAACGCCGCGTCACGAGATCGAGCACGCGATCGACAGGGGGCCGAGTGCGGTGCGCGTCTTCACGCTCATCGGCGGATTGTGCGGCGTAACGTTCGGTTACTGGATCGCGATCTGGATCTCGGACTACTGGCCGATCGTGGTAGGCGGCAAGGCGATCGCGACGTGGATCCCGTACACGGTTTTCGGCTTCGAGGTGATGGTGCTCATCGGAGCGCTCGCCACTGTGGCCGGCCTGTTCGCGACAGCGAGATTCCCTCGTATCACGCACACTGTGGGATACGATTCGCGGTTCAGCTACGGCGATTTCGGCGTCTGGATCGAGCCGTCGCCAGACAAGATGCAGGAGGCAGAGCAGTTGCTACGTGATGCTGGTGCAGTGGAGGTGCGCGTTGAACGCTAG
- a CDS encoding D-Ala-D-Ala carboxypeptidase family metallohydrolase, producing MTPASAAVVSGLSDADAPTAAYVTDAVNRKVVASIEADATGESGKLRAEIRGASEKPGIVKAAIAAGGALRRVADFSLITPRPAADVHRGRLGLYYIGNWPRASAARGGRVVYRAPSGFIEVTQSNEDTRLSQHFEIRDFLTHDQSDVWPKYVVVSMKLVDKLELVLDDLRAHGVNPEGVHVMSGFRTPQYNRGGGDPSGRATLSRHMYGDAADIYIDNSGTGRMSDLNHDGRVDLADARVILASVDRVERQHPSLVGGCGVYIGNGSHGPFVHIDTRGYPARWTGTGD from the coding sequence GTGACCCCTGCGTCAGCCGCGGTCGTGAGCGGACTGAGCGATGCGGATGCGCCAACCGCAGCTTACGTGACCGACGCGGTCAACAGGAAAGTCGTCGCGAGCATCGAGGCCGACGCCACGGGAGAGAGCGGAAAGCTCCGCGCGGAGATTCGGGGCGCGAGCGAGAAGCCCGGAATCGTGAAGGCTGCGATCGCAGCCGGCGGTGCACTTCGCCGCGTGGCCGATTTCAGTCTCATCACACCTCGGCCGGCCGCCGACGTACATCGGGGCCGCCTCGGGCTGTATTACATCGGGAACTGGCCGCGTGCAAGCGCCGCCAGGGGTGGCCGCGTCGTGTATCGAGCGCCGAGCGGCTTCATCGAAGTTACGCAGTCAAATGAGGATACCAGGCTGTCGCAGCACTTCGAGATCAGGGATTTTCTCACGCACGATCAGAGCGACGTGTGGCCCAAATACGTGGTAGTCAGCATGAAGCTGGTGGACAAGCTCGAGCTGGTGCTGGATGATCTCCGCGCGCATGGCGTGAATCCTGAAGGTGTTCACGTGATGAGCGGATTTCGCACTCCACAGTACAACCGCGGAGGCGGCGATCCGAGTGGGAGGGCAACGCTGAGCCGGCACATGTACGGCGACGCCGCCGACATCTACATCGACAACAGTGGCACCGGGCGTATGAGTGACCTGAATCACGACGGCCGGGTCGACCTTGCTGACGCGCGCGTGATACTTGCTTCTGTGGATCGAGTTGAACGTCAGCACCCTTCGCTGGTGGGTGGATGTGGAGTTTATATCGGGAACGGGTCGCATGGCCCGTTCGTGCACATCGACACGCGCGGCTACCCGGCACGATGGACTGGAACAGGAGACTGA
- a CDS encoding molybdopterin-dependent oxidoreductase, protein MSTETESKGIKRRDFLKVIGGGAAVAASIGCESDRVEKLIPYLVSPDNTVPGVSTYYATTCRGCAAGCGVIAETRDGRTTKLEGNPAHPVNRGALCSTGQAEVQALYNPDRYRSPMIRKNGKLVAAKWDEALQLFSQKLGETRSRGGAANAVFINQHESGSFPAFLDQWLADFGMPAHVSYDSGVDTEAIAAHTAAYGVAWPRFDFNAAALIISFGADFLDGWGPSVPQQLDWADARAKLVGAPRLVTVGARRSLTGLNADTWLDCKPGTEVMIARALAGEMPVADAAQQSGVDAKRLQAVVDEYRAAKPALVLAGGHIANSAELFAAVTALNRANGAVGTTIRPDQAFLGYEGIAPQAQLRAIGDRMNSGAVPLLMVRGANPAYTMPRSTGFAAAMKKVPFKVSFASIMNDTSEMCDLILPDHHSLEQWGDAEPVKGTLSLQQPTMDPVFDSLATSDVLIRIAKGDPATAAKYPEPDYRTWLIARVPGGEEGMRAGLPTAIVAGSALARTAPRPALPAIPAAPALASTSGDMFLFIYHHPVLGDGRGANKPWLQELPDPVTKLTWQTVVEMHPLTAAKMGLDNSDLVTVTTSAGSLTAPVYLYLGIRQDTIAIATGRGHINAGRYAKAGENAYDLVPLAENAAGGIALVSTRAKVVKAGGSMLLATTEGSARQHLRDIARAIPVGELGAGAEKHKEPEEEHLPGDASHEFLPGLRSPVANDAQGDFGDPASKDLGMYNPNHWSNMAKRRWAMTIDLARCTGCAACVTACYAENNIPTVGADWQTPQILPDRTGFGANITRSREMAWIRLERYYEGGEDGSADFETRFIPMMCQHCGNAPCEPVCPVYATYHAPDGLNVQVYNRCVGTRYCSNNCPYKVRYFNWFGYGEPHRPQYAFPEPLNWQLNPDVTVRGKGVMEKCSMCVQRIRGAEHRAKLENNRPLRPDEFTTACAEACPSRAITFGDAADDSWSVTRLIKDERAYHVFEELNTFTAVVYLKKVNHPSPATEPAHA, encoded by the coding sequence ATGAGCACCGAGACAGAATCGAAGGGGATCAAGCGCAGAGACTTTCTCAAGGTCATCGGCGGTGGCGCAGCGGTAGCAGCGTCCATTGGCTGTGAATCGGATAGAGTCGAGAAGCTCATCCCGTACCTGGTATCTCCCGACAACACCGTTCCGGGTGTATCGACCTACTACGCGACGACGTGCAGAGGCTGCGCGGCGGGCTGCGGCGTGATCGCAGAGACGCGCGACGGACGCACCACCAAGCTCGAAGGCAATCCAGCGCATCCGGTGAACCGCGGTGCGCTCTGCTCCACGGGCCAGGCGGAAGTACAGGCGCTGTACAATCCCGATCGCTACCGCTCGCCGATGATTCGCAAGAACGGCAAGCTGGTTGCGGCCAAGTGGGACGAGGCGCTCCAGCTGTTTTCCCAGAAGCTGGGCGAGACGCGCTCGCGCGGTGGCGCGGCGAACGCCGTGTTCATCAATCAACACGAGTCCGGCTCGTTTCCAGCGTTTCTGGATCAGTGGCTCGCCGATTTCGGCATGCCGGCGCATGTGAGCTACGACTCTGGCGTCGATACCGAGGCGATCGCGGCGCACACCGCTGCGTATGGCGTGGCGTGGCCGCGTTTTGATTTCAATGCTGCAGCACTCATAATTTCGTTCGGCGCCGATTTTCTGGATGGCTGGGGACCGTCGGTTCCGCAGCAGCTCGACTGGGCCGATGCGCGCGCCAAGCTGGTCGGCGCGCCGCGACTGGTAACAGTCGGCGCACGACGCTCGCTCACCGGGCTGAACGCCGACACGTGGCTCGACTGCAAGCCTGGCACTGAAGTGATGATCGCGCGCGCTCTCGCTGGCGAGATGCCGGTGGCGGACGCAGCACAGCAGAGTGGCGTCGACGCGAAGCGGTTGCAGGCTGTGGTCGACGAATATCGCGCAGCGAAGCCTGCGCTGGTACTCGCCGGCGGCCACATCGCGAATTCCGCCGAATTGTTCGCGGCCGTCACGGCGCTCAATCGCGCCAACGGCGCGGTCGGCACCACGATTCGCCCCGATCAGGCGTTTCTGGGCTACGAAGGAATCGCGCCGCAGGCTCAACTCCGCGCGATCGGCGACCGGATGAATTCCGGAGCCGTACCGCTGCTCATGGTTCGCGGTGCCAATCCGGCGTACACGATGCCTCGGAGCACAGGCTTCGCAGCGGCGATGAAGAAGGTGCCGTTCAAGGTATCGTTCGCGAGCATCATGAATGACACGAGCGAGATGTGCGATCTGATTCTTCCGGATCATCACTCGCTCGAGCAGTGGGGCGATGCCGAGCCGGTGAAGGGAACGCTCTCGCTGCAGCAGCCGACGATGGATCCCGTGTTCGATTCGCTCGCGACTTCGGACGTGCTCATCAGGATTGCGAAGGGCGATCCGGCGACGGCGGCGAAATATCCGGAGCCCGATTATCGCACGTGGCTCATCGCGCGCGTTCCGGGCGGTGAGGAAGGTATGCGCGCCGGCCTCCCGACCGCGATCGTAGCCGGCAGCGCGCTCGCGCGCACCGCGCCGCGTCCTGCGCTTCCCGCGATTCCTGCGGCCCCTGCGCTTGCTTCGACGTCCGGCGACATGTTCCTGTTCATCTACCATCACCCGGTACTAGGTGATGGTCGTGGCGCCAACAAGCCGTGGCTGCAGGAGCTTCCCGATCCCGTCACCAAGCTCACGTGGCAGACGGTGGTCGAGATGCATCCGCTTACTGCAGCGAAGATGGGACTGGACAACAGCGATCTCGTTACCGTCACGACGAGCGCGGGCTCGCTTACAGCTCCGGTCTACCTGTATCTCGGCATTCGTCAGGACACCATCGCGATCGCGACCGGACGCGGCCACATCAACGCCGGCCGCTATGCGAAGGCCGGCGAGAACGCGTACGACCTCGTTCCACTCGCCGAAAATGCAGCTGGCGGCATCGCACTCGTAAGCACCAGAGCCAAGGTCGTGAAGGCCGGCGGCAGCATGCTGCTGGCAACTACCGAAGGCTCTGCAAGACAGCATCTTCGTGACATCGCGCGCGCGATTCCTGTAGGTGAGCTCGGCGCTGGTGCCGAGAAGCACAAGGAGCCGGAAGAGGAGCATCTGCCCGGCGACGCGTCGCACGAATTCCTGCCTGGACTCCGGTCGCCCGTCGCCAACGATGCGCAGGGTGATTTCGGCGATCCAGCCTCCAAGGATCTCGGGATGTACAATCCGAATCACTGGAGCAACATGGCCAAGCGACGCTGGGCCATGACGATCGACCTGGCGCGGTGCACTGGATGCGCTGCATGCGTAACCGCGTGCTACGCCGAGAACAACATTCCGACGGTCGGCGCCGACTGGCAGACGCCGCAGATACTTCCGGACCGCACGGGGTTCGGCGCGAACATCACACGCAGTCGCGAGATGGCGTGGATTCGACTCGAGCGCTATTACGAGGGCGGGGAAGATGGCAGCGCCGATTTCGAGACGCGCTTCATCCCCATGATGTGCCAGCATTGCGGTAACGCGCCGTGCGAGCCTGTCTGCCCGGTGTACGCGACCTATCACGCGCCGGACGGACTCAACGTTCAGGTTTACAACCGGTGCGTCGGAACTCGTTACTGCTCCAACAACTGTCCCTACAAGGTTCGCTACTTCAACTGGTTCGGATACGGCGAGCCACATCGGCCGCAGTACGCGTTCCCCGAGCCGCTCAATTGGCAGCTCAATCCCGACGTCACGGTGCGCGGCAAGGGTGTCATGGAGAAGTGCTCCATGTGCGTCCAGCGCATTCGCGGCGCGGAGCATCGCGCCAAGCTCGAGAACAACCGGCCGTTGCGCCCCGACGAATTCACGACTGCGTGCGCGGAAGCGTGCCCCTCGCGCGCCATCACATTCGGCGACGCGGCGGACGATTCATGGTCGGTGACGCGATTGATCAAGGACGAGCGTGCGTATCATGTATTCGAAGAGCTCAACACATTCACCGCGGTAGTCTACTTGAAGAAAGTCAATCACCCGTCGCCGGCTACCGAGCCGGCGCACGCGTAG
- the nrfD gene encoding NrfD/PsrC family molybdoenzyme membrane anchor subunit translates to MATATKPVEDVELLRRPNIPSAEVRLPAVKDYEQVDDEITATLHPTAQWFIGLGVAILFLLIGALAWTYQIYTGLGVAGYNPPVMWGVYIVTFVFWVGIGHAGTLISAILYLFRAGFRTTIYRCAEAMTVFAVMTAGLFPILHLGRPWKFFWLIPYPNWRYIWPQMKSPLVWDVFAILTYLTVSATFLYIGLVPDFAILRDREKNPVRKRLFAQLALGWRNTDREWRHFVRAYLFLAAFSTPLVLSVHSVVSFDFAMSDVPGWHTTVFPPYFVAGAIYSGIGMVFTIVIPLRKWFNLKHYVTINDLDAAAKLALFTSLVVGVSYACEWFVAWYSGSPAEKQFFANRLWGQWWWASALLYTCNICLPLSLFSQWCRRNTTWLFILSIFINIGMWFERFVIVVPSLSHEYEPWQWAGYRPTWVDYAILCGSFGWFSMWFLLFIKQFPVIALTEIKEIVKPRLKFRHAQGVDSTAHPLPFMPDTPGEFD, encoded by the coding sequence ATGGCAACAGCCACTAAACCGGTAGAGGACGTCGAGCTGCTGCGCCGGCCGAACATCCCGAGCGCCGAGGTACGACTTCCCGCCGTAAAGGATTACGAGCAGGTCGATGATGAGATAACAGCGACGCTGCATCCCACGGCCCAGTGGTTCATCGGGCTTGGTGTGGCGATCCTCTTCCTCCTTATCGGCGCGCTGGCGTGGACTTATCAGATCTACACCGGACTCGGAGTCGCCGGATACAACCCGCCGGTGATGTGGGGTGTGTACATCGTCACCTTCGTGTTCTGGGTCGGTATCGGACACGCGGGAACGCTCATCTCGGCGATCCTTTACCTGTTCCGAGCGGGATTCCGAACGACGATCTACCGATGCGCCGAAGCCATGACGGTGTTCGCGGTCATGACCGCCGGACTGTTCCCGATCCTGCACCTCGGACGTCCGTGGAAGTTCTTCTGGCTCATTCCGTACCCGAACTGGCGCTACATCTGGCCGCAGATGAAGAGTCCGCTGGTGTGGGACGTGTTCGCGATTCTCACGTACCTCACGGTTTCCGCGACATTCCTCTACATCGGACTCGTCCCCGACTTCGCGATTCTCCGCGACCGGGAAAAGAATCCGGTGCGCAAGCGGCTGTTCGCGCAGCTGGCACTGGGGTGGCGTAACACCGATCGCGAGTGGCGCCACTTCGTTCGCGCGTATCTCTTCCTCGCAGCATTCTCCACACCGCTCGTTCTTTCAGTGCACTCGGTGGTGTCGTTCGACTTTGCCATGTCGGACGTGCCGGGATGGCACACGACTGTGTTCCCGCCGTACTTCGTCGCCGGCGCGATCTACTCGGGCATCGGAATGGTCTTCACCATCGTGATTCCGCTGCGCAAGTGGTTCAATCTCAAGCATTACGTCACGATCAACGATCTGGACGCTGCGGCGAAGCTTGCACTGTTCACGTCGCTCGTCGTCGGCGTATCGTACGCCTGCGAGTGGTTCGTCGCATGGTACAGCGGAAGCCCCGCCGAGAAACAGTTCTTCGCGAACCGCCTCTGGGGTCAGTGGTGGTGGGCGTCGGCATTGCTGTACACCTGCAACATCTGTCTGCCGCTGTCGCTCTTCTCGCAGTGGTGCCGCCGCAACACGACGTGGCTCTTCATCCTGTCGATCTTCATCAACATCGGCATGTGGTTCGAGCGCTTCGTGATCGTGGTGCCATCTCTGTCGCACGAGTACGAGCCCTGGCAGTGGGCAGGGTATCGCCCGACCTGGGTCGACTACGCCATTCTGTGCGGGTCGTTCGGCTGGTTCTCGATGTGGTTCCTGCTCTTCATCAAGCAGTTCCCCGTCATAGCGTTGACGGAGATCAAGGAGATCGTGAAGCCGCGATTGAAGTTCCGGCACGCACAGGGCGTGGACTCCACGGCTCATCCGTTGCCGTTCATGCCTGACACACCAGGGGAGTTCGACTGA
- a CDS encoding VTT domain-containing protein produces the protein MHGLSELFNRLRDVSGLVQAAGYTGMAVIIFAETGLLIGFFLPGDSLLVSAGLLGSQGYIDVWLLGLILSVAAVAGDTVGYAIGKATGHHLFTREDSLLFNRKHLIKAHEFYERHGGKTILIARFMPIIRTFAPVVAGMGEMQYSRFIAYNVVGGVAWVWSMLLLGYSLGRTFPGVAKHIELIILIIVFLSILPAIIARYRTRYKTKLET, from the coding sequence ATGCACGGTTTATCTGAACTGTTCAACCGGCTGCGCGACGTTTCAGGGCTGGTGCAGGCGGCCGGATACACCGGCATGGCCGTAATCATTTTTGCCGAAACGGGGCTGCTGATCGGATTCTTTCTGCCCGGTGACTCGCTGCTCGTGTCGGCCGGACTACTGGGCTCGCAGGGATACATCGACGTATGGCTCCTGGGTCTCATTCTCAGTGTCGCAGCGGTTGCCGGTGACACCGTTGGCTACGCAATCGGAAAGGCGACTGGGCATCATCTGTTTACGCGCGAAGACTCGCTTCTATTCAATCGTAAACATCTCATAAAGGCACACGAGTTCTACGAGCGGCACGGTGGCAAGACCATTCTCATTGCGCGATTCATGCCGATCATCCGTACCTTCGCACCAGTAGTCGCGGGGATGGGTGAGATGCAGTATTCGCGGTTCATCGCCTACAACGTCGTGGGCGGAGTGGCCTGGGTATGGTCTATGCTGCTCCTTGGATACTCGCTCGGCCGGACATTCCCCGGCGTCGCGAAGCACATTGAGCTGATCATTCTGATTATCGTGTTTCTGTCCATACTGCCGGCGATCATCGCCCGGTACAGAACTCGCTACAAAACCAAATTGGAGACCTGA